A genome region from Megalobrama amblycephala isolate DHTTF-2021 linkage group LG16, ASM1881202v1, whole genome shotgun sequence includes the following:
- the LOC125249086 gene encoding NAD(P)(+)--arginine ADP-ribosyltransferase 2-like encodes MLLITEALLLIFAALGQDHRGSAGQIFSLDMAPNSVDDQYKGCIENMKHLVETKLLEKEKSQSEHEFAKLWEEGVHEAKTPEDNLSKNHSVAVYVYTHSSPLYEFFNNDVRSQKQKYKDKTFKWYSLHFLLTNAIQILKKTQNRCYFTYRGTTEEFDKNVLNKEVRFGSFTSSSLYQSVAQRFGTKSCFKIFTCEGADVSHYSIFLSEKEVLIPPYERFKVIAVNTRKGQKDLWCDTVFILHSSGTRSDLNCAVASMDISTNAPSINFIIWFSVIITTIIICYVMYILIKKCYGMDTVRPYQAFNY; translated from the exons ATGCTGCTGATTACTGAAGCTCTTCTTCTCATTTTTGCTGCTTTAGGACAG GATCACAGAGGATCTGCAGGACAGATATTTTCATTGGATATGGCACCAAATTCTGTTGATGATCAGTATAAGGGTTGTATAGAGAACATGAAACACCTGGTGGAGACAAAACTTCTAGAGAAAGAAAAATCTCAGTCTGAACATGAATTTGCAAAACTTTGGGAAGAGGGTGTCCATGAAGCCAAAACACCAGAAGATAACTTGTCAAAAAATCATTCAGTTGCTGTTTATGTTTACACACATTcaagtccactgtatgaatttTTCAATAATGATGTTCGTAGTcagaaacaaaaatacaaagacaAGACATTTAAATGGTATTCGCTTCACTTTCTGTTAACAAATGCGATACAGAttctgaagaaaacacaaaatagATGCTATTTCACGTATCGTGGTACTACAGAGGAATTTGATAAGAATGTTTTGAACAAAGAGGTTCGTTTTGGATCATTTACATCCTCCTCTTTATATCAAAGTGTAGCACAACGTTTTGGAACTAAAtcttgttttaaaatcttcaCTTGTGAAGGTGCTGATGTGTCACATTACTCTATATTTCTTTCTGAGAAAGAGGTGCTGATTCCTCCATATGAGAGGTTCAAAGTCATTGCTGTCAACACGAGAAAAGGTCAGAAGGATCTCTGGTGTGACACTGTGTTCATATTGCACAGCTCTGGAACAAGAAGTGACCTGAACTGTGCAGTGGCATCCATGGATATCAGTACCAATGCTCCttcaattaattttattatttggtTTTCTGTTATTAtaactactattattatttgttatgtaatgtatattttaattaagAAGTGCTATGGTATGGACACTGTTAGACCTTACCAGGCTTTTAATTATTAA